Part of the Vicinamibacteria bacterium genome is shown below.
CCGCTCCGGAGAAGAATCCGATGGCAAAATACCAGCCGAAAAACAGGAGGGCAACGGTTGTCGCCGTTCCCGAAAGGACGAGAAATTCCCTGAAGCTCTCCTTCCGGAGGAGGAGCAGGAGTACGAGCCAGGGTCCCGCGAGCATCGCTGACACGATGCTCGTTCCCGCCATTCCGCCCAGGAGGATTCCGCAGAGAACCGCGGCCCTTCGGTCTCGAGGCTTTCCTTCGAGGACGAGCGCGATCAGAATCACGAGGAGGCTGTAACTGAAGAGGTGCTGGGGCGTATAGAGAATCGAACGATGGAGTCCGTCGAGAGAGGTGGACTCGAGCGCCCATCGACCGAAGGCGTCCACATTCGAATTCGTCCAGGCCCCAGGGGACAAGAGGACGAGAACGCCGTCGAAGCTCGCGGCGGCGATCGCAACCAGCGTCGCGAGAAACGCTCGGGAACGAGGGAGGCCGGCCCGCCGCATCGCGCAGAACAGGAGTCCCGCAAACAACTGGCCCGACGCGAGAGCGAGGGAGAGGAGCGCCCCCTGGCTCGACGTCCATTCCCCGACCGCGGCGGGAAAAATGAAGAAGAGCCAGTAGTAAGCAAGGAAGTCGCCCGCATAGAAGGGATTCACCGGAGGAAAGGCACCCTTTTGCAGCTCGGAGACGACGGAAAGATGAGTCATGAGGTCGGCGCTGAAATAAGCGCGGTAGGCGAACCCTTCCGGAACCTCGGTCCCCACGTGCGAGTAGGGGAGCGCGACCAGAAGTCCGACGGCGACGAAGCAGGCCGCCACCCACGGAAGCTCTCGTCGAGATCTCTCCTGCTCAAGGGGTCGAAAAACGCTCCGGGCGAGGACGAAGAGCGCGGCCGAGCAAAGGAGCAGGGCGAGGGGATGAAGGAGCTCGAAGGTGACGAGGACACTCGCCGCAAGGGAGCTCGCGAGATAACCGAGCGCCGCGCCCACCAACCAGGCCTCCACTCCGCTGAACCAGAGGCGGGCAACGGGTAGCCCCGGAAGCGAGAAGACGCCAAGCATCACGAAGAACAGGACCGCGTGGGTGAAGGACTCGAAGAGCGCGGCCGAAAGCGAGACGGTAACGGCGAGCGCCAACAAGGGAACCGCGACGCCGCGGGAGTCGAGACTGCCTATTTGGTCGCTCGTATCATGATGTGCCATCCGAAGGGTCTCCGAACGGCGTCGGGAAGGTGCTCGAAGAAAGGAACGAGGAGGGTGTTGTTGAGCCTGGCAAAGAAGTTGTCGAATTTCACCGTCTTCTTGGGAAAGCGGTCGACGTGGATGCGCACGTCGCGGAAACGAGAGAAGAGCTTCCGGCACTCGCCGGTCGTGTATTTTCGGATGATGGGCGCGTCCTTCTTCGCGTGCTCCACGTTGGTCCCGGACAAGACGGCGACGAAGTTGAACCAGGAGATGCGGTTGTAGAGCATGATGATCGCCTCACCTCCCGACTTGAGCACGCGGTGGACCTCCGAGATGGCCTTCACCGTGTCCACGGTGTGATGAAGCACACCGTGAGAGTACACGACGTCGAACGTATCGTCGGGAAAATCGAGCGCCTCGGCGTTGCCCTGCTCGATATCGCCCGAGTAGCCCTCGCGCGCGAGGTTCTTCCTGGCGAGGTGGACCGCGTTCTCGGTGAGATCTCGAGCCGAGACCTCCGCGCCCGCACGAGCGAACTGGATGAGGTCGATTCCGGCACCGCAGCCGATCTCCAGGACCTTCTTGCCGCGGTATCGCGGAAAATCGACGTAATCGAGCAGATAGTCGATCTTCTCGTATCGGTACTTCTCGAGCGCATCGAAAAACTCCGGGGAGCCCACGGGGAGCTCCGTCACTTCGATGTCGTTCACGTACT
Proteins encoded:
- a CDS encoding class I SAM-dependent methyltransferase, with translation MSATQSLDDVRRYWNEYVNDIEVTELPVGSPEFFDALEKYRYEKIDYLLDYVDFPRYRGKKVLEIGCGAGIDLIQFARAGAEVSARDLTENAVHLARKNLAREGYSGDIEQGNAEALDFPDDTFDVVYSHGVLHHTVDTVKAISEVHRVLKSGGEAIIMLYNRISWFNFVAVLSGTNVEHAKKDAPIIRKYTTGECRKLFSRFRDVRIHVDRFPKKTVKFDNFFARLNNTLLVPFFEHLPDAVRRPFGWHIMIRATK